From Permianibacter aggregans, a single genomic window includes:
- a CDS encoding flagellar hook-length control protein FliK, whose product MNTALLLMLDTAQLPADGLAMPDAQGMPAGIDFAMLLSQQQMPIASPEKSLKLPSPASEILEIPAAELEKLAASQPLVADGEAAIEPMPETIDEAEPMPLWQVRLPFEMEVKANVSMAATSEQTGGKELPAGVSSTVDPSVSKQAVDSQPSMFANELDANATTTLDNKFNPFQFTAKAAPLAPTDAAEQSQSNSDNSYANVAKIGNKNDVLANGTFAIEQLINEGKQQSSQMAVTPGSAVNIRWRTGQRETEPVSVISATSTTASSSTSTPSADASAIGKPFLPLFSPQFAELLGQQTLSMSQRKIDSAEIRLDPPDMGPMEIKVSQSEGEIKVHFIVQQALTREQVENAINRLREMFDASQLQLADVTVEHRDQQSQQEKTDGGMAKAGNAANGENQMADAGRTTGTLADRLFDAYA is encoded by the coding sequence ATGAATACCGCTCTGCTTTTGATGTTGGATACGGCCCAGTTGCCGGCCGACGGCTTGGCCATGCCCGATGCGCAAGGCATGCCAGCAGGCATCGATTTCGCGATGCTGTTATCGCAGCAGCAAATGCCGATCGCGAGCCCGGAAAAGTCGCTGAAGCTGCCTTCGCCGGCGAGTGAAATCCTCGAAATACCGGCGGCAGAGCTGGAAAAACTTGCCGCGTCACAGCCGCTGGTAGCAGATGGCGAGGCCGCAATCGAGCCGATGCCCGAAACCATTGACGAAGCAGAACCGATGCCACTTTGGCAGGTGCGCTTGCCGTTTGAGATGGAAGTCAAAGCTAACGTATCGATGGCGGCAACAAGCGAGCAGACCGGCGGCAAAGAATTGCCGGCAGGCGTGAGTTCGACCGTTGACCCTTCCGTCTCCAAACAGGCAGTCGACAGCCAGCCATCGATGTTCGCAAACGAACTCGATGCCAACGCCACCACGACCCTGGATAATAAATTCAACCCTTTTCAGTTTACGGCCAAGGCCGCACCGCTGGCACCAACTGACGCTGCCGAGCAAAGCCAGAGTAACAGCGACAACAGCTATGCTAACGTTGCCAAGATTGGCAACAAAAACGACGTTCTGGCGAACGGCACATTTGCCATTGAACAACTGATCAACGAAGGCAAACAGCAGTCCTCGCAAATGGCCGTGACGCCGGGCTCGGCGGTCAATATCCGTTGGCGGACCGGTCAGCGCGAAACCGAACCGGTTTCGGTGATCAGCGCCACATCGACTACCGCATCTTCCAGCACGTCGACACCATCCGCGGACGCTAGCGCCATTGGCAAACCGTTCCTGCCATTGTTCAGTCCGCAGTTTGCCGAATTGCTTGGCCAGCAAACCCTGTCGATGTCACAGCGAAAAATCGACTCGGCGGAAATCCGTCTCGATCCGCCCGATATGGGGCCGATGGAAATCAAGGTCAGCCAGAGCGAAGGCGAAATCAAGGTGCATTTCATTGTTCAGCAGGCGCTGACCCGCGAACAGGTCGAAAATGCCATCAACCGCCTGCGGGAAATGTTCGATGCCAGCCAGCTGCAATTGGCCGATGTCACCGTTGAGCATCGCGACCAACAAAGCCAGCAGGAAAAAACCGATGGCGGCATGGCGAAAGCCGGTAACGCTGCCAACGGCGAAAATCAGATGGCTGATGCCGGGCGGACCACCGGCACACTCGCTGATCGTCTGTTCGATGCCTATGCTTGA
- a CDS encoding Hpt domain-containing protein, translating to MNDSINLKQIEELKDILGDEFQGLIDAFLTDSRQRLTRAREAMGRDDYELARREFHSLKGSCGNVGAEPLAQLFQQLEGLLKKADYRSAQQKMPELEREYQRVRQALRLSMV from the coding sequence ATGAATGACAGTATCAATCTCAAGCAGATAGAAGAATTAAAAGATATTCTCGGCGATGAATTTCAGGGATTGATCGATGCTTTTCTGACCGACAGTCGGCAACGCCTGACCCGAGCCCGCGAAGCCATGGGCCGCGATGACTATGAGCTGGCCAGACGCGAATTCCATAGCCTGAAGGGCAGTTGTGGCAATGTTGGTGCCGAGCCGCTGGCACAACTTTTTCAGCAACTGGAAGGCCTGCTGAAAAAGGCCGATTATCGCAGCGCGCAGCAAAAAATGCCCGAGCTGGAACGCGAATATCAACGTGTACGCCAAGCCCTGCGATTGAGCATGGTCTGA
- a CDS encoding ATP-binding SpoIIE family protein phosphatase, translating to MAEHLRILIADDNYSDRIILKALLAREGHEVITAEDGLQAVDLFMTEQPDIVLLDLMMPNLDGYGAASRIKALSDERLVPIVFLTAMTDVDALTRCLEVGGDDFLTKPYQKDILHAKLRALRRIQQLYKTVSHQRDQIRKHQKRMEREQQQAKAIFDRIAHPGCLDAPFIYHHLSSLHIFNGDVLLAAEKPGGGVHVFLGDFTGHGLPAAIGAMPISELFYDMTGRGFALSDIVSAMNSRLCELLPVGVFCCAFAAEIDIRESVVRVWNGGMPNGLLWRDGQGVVAQFRSTHLPLGITDDDRFRAIVETIGFEEHDRLLVYSDGMTECSNANDEQFGEERMLQCVGTVSNNQVIINELLSEIGRFCAGTSGSDDATALEVLIVPEQMQGRPAIADKNERHGPKDFSFALTLQAQALRESDPLPVLLDVLMQIPGLRVHRGQVFAILAELYSNALEHGVLQLDSALKRSSDGFAEYYRLRHEKLMALDSGRIEVFCRHCPKLDGGTLEIQIHDSGQGFDYADRLNRPLENLRGYAGRGVGLLSRLCERVEYSGNGNTVAIQYRWRQVDIHDE from the coding sequence ATGGCTGAACACCTGCGCATTTTGATCGCCGACGATAATTACAGCGATCGGATCATCCTGAAAGCCTTGCTGGCGCGCGAAGGGCATGAAGTCATCACTGCCGAAGACGGTTTGCAGGCCGTGGATTTATTCATGACCGAGCAGCCGGACATCGTGCTGCTTGATTTGATGATGCCGAATCTCGACGGCTATGGTGCTGCCAGTCGAATCAAGGCACTCAGTGATGAACGCCTGGTACCCATCGTTTTTTTGACCGCGATGACCGACGTTGATGCGCTGACGCGTTGTCTCGAAGTCGGTGGCGATGATTTTCTGACCAAGCCTTATCAGAAAGATATTCTGCACGCCAAGCTGCGGGCGCTGCGTCGCATTCAACAGCTGTACAAAACCGTCTCGCATCAGCGTGACCAGATCCGTAAACACCAGAAGCGGATGGAACGCGAACAGCAGCAGGCAAAAGCGATTTTCGATCGTATTGCCCATCCAGGCTGTCTCGATGCGCCGTTCATTTATCATCATCTTTCTTCGCTGCATATTTTCAATGGCGATGTCTTGCTGGCGGCCGAGAAGCCTGGCGGTGGTGTGCACGTTTTCCTCGGTGATTTCACTGGCCATGGTTTGCCAGCGGCCATTGGTGCCATGCCGATTTCGGAATTGTTTTATGACATGACCGGACGCGGCTTTGCACTCAGCGATATTGTCAGCGCGATGAATAGTCGGCTTTGCGAGTTATTGCCCGTCGGTGTGTTCTGTTGTGCCTTCGCCGCCGAAATCGACATTCGCGAGTCGGTGGTGCGGGTCTGGAATGGCGGCATGCCGAACGGCTTGTTGTGGCGAGACGGGCAGGGCGTAGTCGCTCAGTTCCGCTCGACACATCTGCCGCTTGGCATCACTGACGACGACCGCTTTCGCGCTATCGTCGAGACCATTGGCTTTGAAGAGCATGATCGCCTGCTGGTCTACTCCGACGGCATGACCGAATGCAGCAACGCCAACGACGAGCAATTCGGCGAAGAGCGCATGCTGCAATGTGTCGGAACGGTCAGCAACAATCAGGTCATCATTAATGAGCTACTGAGCGAAATTGGCCGCTTTTGTGCTGGTACCAGCGGCAGCGATGATGCAACCGCGCTGGAAGTGTTGATCGTTCCCGAACAAATGCAAGGCCGGCCGGCTATCGCTGACAAGAACGAGCGTCACGGACCCAAAGATTTCTCGTTTGCGCTGACGCTGCAGGCGCAGGCGCTTCGCGAGTCAGACCCGTTGCCGGTGTTGCTTGATGTACTGATGCAGATCCCGGGTTTGCGCGTTCATCGCGGGCAAGTGTTTGCCATTCTCGCCGAGCTGTATTCGAATGCCCTGGAGCATGGCGTGTTGCAACTCGATTCAGCCCTGAAACGGTCGTCCGACGGCTTCGCCGAGTACTATCGGCTTCGCCATGAAAAATTAATGGCACTGGATTCAGGGCGGATTGAGGTGTTTTGCCGGCATTGTCCTAAACTGGATGGCGGGACGCTGGAAATTCAAATCCATGACAGCGGCCAGGGCTTCGACTATGCTGACAGGCTGAACCGACCGCTGGAAAACCTGCGCGGCTATGCCGGCCGGGGGGTCGGCCTACTTTCCCGTTTATGTGAACGAGTGGAGTACTCTGGTAACGGAAATACCGTGGCGATTCAATACCGGTGGCGACAGGTAGATATCCACGATGAATGA
- a CDS encoding STAS domain-containing protein translates to MTITSSVNADGSELTIHVAGRFDFSAHQQFRDIYEKPENKPRSFIIDLKDATYLDSSALGMLLLLRDYAGGDSARIQITNCNPDVRKILTISNFEQLFRIS, encoded by the coding sequence ATGACCATTACCAGTAGTGTCAATGCCGACGGAAGTGAACTGACCATTCACGTTGCCGGCCGCTTCGATTTCAGTGCTCATCAGCAATTTCGCGACATTTACGAAAAGCCGGAAAACAAGCCCAGAAGTTTTATCATCGATTTAAAGGATGCCACCTATCTGGATAGCTCCGCGCTCGGCATGCTGCTGCTACTGCGAGACTACGCCGGTGGCGACAGCGCCAGAATTCAAATCACCAACTGCAATCCCGATGTCAGGAAAATCCTGACCATTTCCAATTTTGAGCAGTTGTTTCGTATTTCCTGA
- the fliJ gene encoding flagellar export protein FliJ: MMNRSERMAPIAKMAGQQKQQAARQLGDARASVAAENKRLEELIQYKQEYLADFQRRGRAGLAGLALQQFQSFITQLDRAIAQQRDRLKGAEQHVSRQVHHYRQRSGKAIALDNAVEQMKKNESAARDKREQASTDELSARQSTLKRQG; the protein is encoded by the coding sequence ATGATGAATCGCTCGGAACGTATGGCCCCAATTGCCAAAATGGCTGGTCAACAGAAGCAGCAAGCGGCCCGCCAGCTTGGGGACGCGCGCGCTTCCGTGGCGGCGGAGAACAAACGCTTGGAGGAACTCATTCAGTACAAACAGGAGTATCTGGCGGATTTCCAGCGTCGAGGTCGGGCGGGCTTGGCCGGCTTGGCGTTGCAGCAGTTTCAATCATTCATTACCCAACTTGACCGGGCTATCGCCCAGCAGCGCGACCGGCTCAAAGGCGCTGAACAACACGTCAGCCGGCAGGTGCACCATTACCGCCAGCGCTCCGGTAAGGCCATTGCGCTCGACAATGCTGTGGAGCAAATGAAGAAAAATGAGTCGGCCGCACGCGACAAGCGTGAGCAGGCTTCAACCGACGAGCTCAGCGCCCGACAAAGCACCCTGAAACGTCAGGGTTAA
- the fliI gene encoding flagellar protein export ATPase FliI, with amino-acid sequence MKARVPSSPGLKIEGRLVRMVGLTLEAVGCQLPVGGRCLIRGHDGRLHRAEVVGFSGDRLYLMPTADLHGLGPGATVFPSEEAAEILVGDELLGRILDGEGRPIDNREAIIGHRRSLIGKPINPLHRHPIEEPLDVGVRAINALMAVGRGQRMGLFAGSGVGKSMLLGMMTKFTSADVIVVGLIGERGREVKEFIEHILGEEGLQRAVVVAVPADNPPLLRLQGAQVATTIAEHFRDQGKNVLLLMDSLTRYCQAQREIALAVGEPPATKGYPPSVFAKLPVLVERAGNATKGAGSITAFYTVLTEGDDQQDPIADAARAILDGHIVLSRRLAESGHYPAIDIEASISRAMPQITERQQQLAALAIKQIYGIYQQNRDLISVGAYQAGSDNAIDEAIAMLPSINDFLRQDFDEQVTYEQSLEQLMALIQQEPASLPASTR; translated from the coding sequence ATGAAGGCGCGAGTGCCGAGTTCGCCCGGTTTGAAAATCGAAGGTCGTTTGGTGCGCATGGTTGGCTTGACGTTGGAAGCTGTGGGTTGTCAGCTTCCTGTCGGTGGGCGTTGTTTGATTCGCGGTCATGATGGCCGCTTGCATCGAGCTGAAGTGGTCGGCTTTTCTGGCGATAGACTGTATTTGATGCCAACCGCGGATCTGCATGGGCTTGGTCCGGGCGCCACCGTTTTTCCTTCGGAAGAAGCCGCAGAAATTTTGGTTGGCGATGAATTGCTCGGCCGCATTCTTGATGGCGAAGGCCGCCCGATTGACAACAGGGAAGCGATCATCGGTCACCGTCGTTCACTGATTGGCAAACCGATCAATCCGTTGCATCGGCATCCGATTGAAGAACCGCTCGATGTTGGAGTGCGCGCCATCAACGCCTTGATGGCCGTTGGTCGCGGTCAGCGCATGGGGCTTTTTGCCGGCTCCGGCGTTGGTAAAAGCATGTTGCTCGGTATGATGACCAAGTTCACCAGCGCTGATGTCATTGTCGTTGGGTTGATCGGCGAGCGCGGACGCGAAGTGAAAGAGTTCATCGAGCATATTCTCGGTGAAGAAGGTTTGCAGCGCGCCGTTGTCGTCGCGGTGCCGGCCGATAATCCGCCGCTGCTGCGTTTGCAGGGTGCGCAAGTGGCGACAACCATCGCCGAACATTTTCGCGACCAGGGCAAGAACGTTTTGCTGTTGATGGATTCGTTGACCCGTTACTGTCAGGCGCAACGGGAAATCGCGCTCGCGGTTGGCGAGCCGCCGGCGACCAAAGGTTATCCGCCTTCGGTATTTGCCAAATTGCCGGTGCTGGTTGAGCGGGCTGGCAACGCCACCAAGGGTGCTGGTTCGATCACGGCGTTTTACACGGTGTTGACCGAAGGCGACGATCAACAAGACCCGATCGCCGATGCCGCGCGGGCGATTCTTGACGGCCATATCGTGCTGTCGCGCCGCCTGGCCGAAAGCGGCCATTACCCGGCGATCGATATTGAAGCCTCCATCAGCCGGGCGATGCCGCAAATCACCGAGCGCCAGCAACAATTGGCGGCGCTCGCCATCAAACAGATCTATGGTATTTATCAACAGAATCGCGATTTGATCAGTGTCGGGGCTTATCAGGCTGGCTCCGATAACGCCATTGATGAAGCGATAGCGATGCTGCCATCGATCAATGATTTTCTGCGTCAGGATTTTGATGAGCAGGTTACCTACGAGCAAAGTCTGGAGCAGTTGATGGCGCTGATTCAGCAAGAGCCGGCGAGCTTGCCGGCCTCCACCCGTTAA
- a CDS encoding flagellar assembly protein FliH, translated as MAAAEHDDKVRLWRMPTLGEQDSVEHNALGDVQTKRSTGHLTAEALQAIREQARQEGFEQGLKEGRQTGEKQAREELEKKLQSQFDQYRQQFETLFNALQKPLADRDDETEQALAELAFSVAKQVIRRELRTNPGEIVAVVREAVALLPMNQQTIRIRLHPEDAAFIRKVFAMEQSDSREWQISEDPSMQRGGCKVTTDDSAIDASIDARVAGIVAHVLGGDRASDDS; from the coding sequence ATGGCGGCCGCTGAACACGACGACAAGGTTCGCCTGTGGCGCATGCCGACACTGGGCGAGCAAGACTCAGTCGAACACAACGCGCTCGGTGATGTGCAAACCAAACGCAGCACCGGTCATCTGACTGCCGAAGCGCTGCAGGCGATTCGTGAGCAGGCGCGACAGGAAGGTTTTGAGCAGGGCCTGAAAGAAGGGCGGCAAACTGGCGAAAAGCAAGCAAGAGAAGAGCTGGAAAAAAAACTCCAGAGCCAGTTTGATCAATACCGTCAGCAGTTTGAAACCTTGTTCAACGCCTTGCAGAAGCCGCTGGCTGATCGCGATGATGAAACCGAACAAGCCTTGGCCGAGCTGGCCTTCAGTGTTGCCAAACAGGTGATCCGTCGCGAACTGCGCACCAATCCCGGTGAAATTGTTGCCGTGGTGCGCGAAGCCGTGGCCTTGCTGCCGATGAACCAACAAACGATACGGATTCGTCTGCATCCGGAAGACGCGGCATTCATTCGCAAAGTGTTTGCGATGGAGCAAAGTGATTCGCGCGAATGGCAAATCAGTGAAGACCCATCGATGCAGCGTGGTGGTTGCAAAGTAACCACCGACGATTCAGCGATTGATGCCAGTATCGATGCTCGTGTCGCCGGTATTGTTGCCCATGTGCTTGGAGGCGACCGTGCCAGCGACGACAGTTGA
- the fliG gene encoding flagellar motor switch protein FliG yields the protein MAESKALEKAGDKSAEGEKKSQELTRFSRTERAAILLLSMGEEAAAQVLKHMGPKEVQRLGLAMASVKNVERNDVDGVVGSFLGEVERQTGIGIGTEDYIRKTLRSALGTDKADALCDRILAGASTKGLDTLKWMDSRAVADLIRFEHPQIQTIVLAYLDPDQSAEILKMFPEKVRLDLSMRIASLESVQPAALQELNFIMERQLSGQTSSKSASLGGTKRTADIMNYLDGSVQSALMEQMKDVDEELAQRIQDLMFVFDNLMDVDDRGIQSLLREVSTDVLLLALKGADENLREKIFKNMSKRAAELMREDLESMGPVKLSDVENAQKEVLTVARRMADAGEIVLGGSGEAMI from the coding sequence ATGGCTGAGTCGAAAGCACTGGAAAAGGCCGGTGACAAGTCTGCTGAAGGCGAGAAAAAATCGCAGGAGTTGACGCGCTTTTCGAGAACGGAACGCGCGGCGATTCTGTTATTGAGTATGGGCGAAGAAGCCGCAGCCCAGGTACTGAAGCACATGGGACCAAAGGAAGTGCAGCGCCTGGGTTTGGCGATGGCTTCAGTGAAAAATGTCGAACGCAACGATGTTGACGGCGTAGTCGGCAGTTTTCTTGGCGAAGTCGAACGGCAAACCGGCATCGGCATCGGTACTGAAGATTACATTCGTAAAACACTGCGCTCGGCGCTCGGCACAGACAAGGCCGATGCACTCTGTGATCGAATTCTGGCCGGTGCCAGCACCAAAGGTTTGGACACCCTGAAATGGATGGACTCACGTGCTGTCGCCGATTTGATTCGTTTTGAACACCCGCAAATCCAAACCATCGTCCTGGCGTATCTTGATCCGGATCAGTCGGCGGAAATTCTGAAAATGTTCCCGGAAAAAGTCCGGCTCGATTTGTCGATGCGTATTGCCAGCCTGGAGTCGGTGCAACCGGCGGCGCTGCAGGAGTTGAACTTCATCATGGAGCGCCAGCTTTCCGGCCAGACGAGTTCGAAGTCAGCCAGTCTGGGCGGCACCAAGCGCACCGCTGACATCATGAACTACCTCGACGGCAGCGTGCAGAGCGCGCTGATGGAACAGATGAAAGATGTCGACGAGGAACTGGCGCAACGGATTCAGGATTTGATGTTCGTGTTCGACAACTTGATGGATGTCGATGATCGCGGCATTCAGTCATTGCTGCGCGAAGTATCCACCGATGTCCTGCTGCTTGCATTGAAAGGCGCCGACGAAAATCTGCGGGAAAAAATCTTCAAGAACATGTCGAAACGCGCGGCGGAATTGATGCGCGAAGATCTGGAATCGATGGGGCCAGTCAAACTGAGCGATGTCGAAAATGCCCAGAAAGAAGTATTGACCGTTGCCCGTCGTATGGCGGATGCCGGTGAAATTGTGCTGGGCGGTAGCGGCGAGGCGATGATTTGA
- the fliF gene encoding flagellar basal-body MS-ring/collar protein FliF, whose amino-acid sequence MAEANAAPNLPGFGGGALGNLSNLNVLRQLGILIGLAASVALGIMVVIWLKEPLMRPLGQVERAQALEIISQLEAQRIPYRLEPDGTIMVPQDEYQRVQMQLSGQGIEVGAGQADAYLSKDSGFSVSQRLEQARLLRSQELKLARTIEQFSGVRAAEVHLALPKEAVFVRDSEKPSASVLLNLTGQRTLDPEQVRAMVDLVAGSVPNLDSSRVTITDQFGRLHHSGSMSRDEIMSSREFAESRKRSEVLQRKIERLLEPIVGMGKYTVEVHVDMDFSQSESTQKVFNPELSVVRSERTLNESNADAGTAGVPGALTNQPPVPAVAPEVATAAAPGAVAAANNNARVRSEAERNYEVDTTISHTRNQIGMVKRITASVGLDYVEGAPAAAGEQAQRTPRAQAELDNIAKLVRNAIGYDVQRGDLVEIQSFPFVRVDVPEAPMELPFWEQPWFQLMLKPAIALLIALAFIFGVLSPVMRRLTSPPRAAPITDSLPMIEGLPPDRVSLSQPDSLSLPPPVSTELDSVTRAKAVVQSDPQLVAQVVKNWIEQDG is encoded by the coding sequence ATGGCAGAAGCAAATGCAGCGCCGAACCTGCCCGGTTTTGGTGGCGGTGCGCTGGGCAACTTGAGCAACTTGAATGTATTGCGCCAGCTCGGCATTTTGATTGGTCTGGCGGCCAGTGTTGCACTGGGCATCATGGTGGTGATCTGGTTGAAAGAGCCACTGATGCGACCGCTCGGCCAAGTTGAACGCGCGCAAGCACTGGAAATTATTTCGCAACTGGAAGCACAAAGAATTCCCTATCGCTTGGAGCCGGACGGCACGATCATGGTGCCGCAGGATGAATACCAGCGGGTGCAAATGCAATTGAGCGGCCAGGGCATTGAGGTAGGCGCCGGCCAAGCCGATGCGTATTTGTCGAAAGATTCCGGTTTCAGTGTCAGCCAGCGTCTGGAGCAGGCGCGTTTGCTGCGTTCGCAGGAATTGAAACTGGCGCGCACCATCGAACAGTTTTCCGGTGTGCGTGCGGCGGAAGTGCATTTGGCATTGCCAAAAGAAGCGGTTTTTGTTCGTGACTCGGAAAAACCGAGCGCCTCTGTATTATTGAATTTGACCGGACAGCGCACACTCGATCCAGAACAAGTGCGGGCAATGGTCGATCTGGTCGCTGGTAGTGTGCCTAATCTCGATTCTTCGCGCGTAACCATCACCGATCAGTTCGGCCGCTTGCATCATAGCGGCAGCATGTCGCGTGATGAAATCATGTCCAGTCGCGAATTCGCTGAAAGCCGCAAACGTTCGGAAGTGCTGCAACGAAAAATCGAGCGCTTGTTGGAGCCGATCGTCGGCATGGGCAAGTACACCGTTGAAGTCCATGTTGATATGGATTTCAGTCAGTCGGAATCAACACAGAAAGTGTTCAATCCGGAGCTGAGCGTGGTCCGCTCCGAACGCACCTTGAATGAATCGAACGCTGATGCCGGCACTGCTGGAGTGCCAGGGGCGTTGACCAATCAACCGCCGGTGCCGGCAGTGGCTCCTGAAGTGGCTACTGCAGCAGCACCAGGTGCTGTTGCCGCGGCCAACAACAATGCCCGCGTGCGCAGTGAAGCCGAGCGCAATTACGAAGTGGATACCACCATTTCCCATACCCGCAATCAGATTGGCATGGTCAAGCGCATCACCGCCTCGGTCGGGCTCGATTACGTTGAAGGCGCGCCCGCCGCCGCTGGCGAACAAGCGCAGCGCACACCACGGGCACAAGCCGAACTCGACAACATCGCCAAACTGGTACGCAACGCGATAGGCTACGACGTGCAGCGTGGCGATTTGGTCGAGATTCAAAGCTTTCCGTTTGTTCGTGTCGATGTGCCGGAAGCGCCAATGGAGTTGCCGTTTTGGGAGCAACCTTGGTTCCAGTTGATGCTGAAACCAGCGATCGCACTGCTTATTGCACTGGCGTTTATTTTCGGCGTACTAAGTCCGGTCATGCGTCGCCTGACCTCGCCGCCGCGCGCTGCGCCGATTACCGATTCTTTGCCTATGATTGAAGGGTTACCCCCAGATAGAGTCAGCTTGTCGCAACCCGATAGTCTGAGCCTGCCCCCGCCGGTCAGCACGGAACTTGATTCTGTGACCCGGGCCAAAGCGGTAGTGCAATCAGACCCGCAACTGGTGGCACAAGTTGTGAAGAATTGGATAGAGCAAGATGGCTGA
- the fliE gene encoding flagellar hook-basal body complex protein FliE, whose protein sequence is MMKIAGNQLLLHELRAMAAAAANQKPEAAKSTTPVGQFGDLMGKALDNVNQLQMQSSDLQRRVEMGDKSVSLVQAMIASQKASVAFQATVQVRNRLVSAYQDIMNMPI, encoded by the coding sequence ATGATGAAAATTGCAGGCAACCAATTGCTGCTGCATGAACTCCGCGCGATGGCCGCTGCTGCCGCCAATCAGAAGCCGGAAGCGGCGAAAAGCACGACGCCGGTTGGCCAGTTTGGCGACCTGATGGGCAAAGCGCTGGACAACGTCAATCAACTGCAGATGCAATCATCGGATTTGCAGCGCCGGGTGGAAATGGGCGACAAAAGTGTCAGTCTGGTGCAAGCAATGATTGCCAGCCAGAAAGCCAGCGTGGCGTTTCAGGCAACGGTGCAAGTGCGTAATCGTCTGGTGTCGGCGTATCAAGACATCATGAATATGCCGATCTGA
- a CDS encoding sigma-54-dependent transcriptional regulator, which yields MISERSVLVVEDDMALCEAVVDTLETAGFDVRSAHSMEDAAVLLRQQKPKLVLSDWHLQGERTGHDLLHFVRRELGDLPVVLMTAFGNVGNAVKAMQDGATDYLQKPFDPDNLVELLNLYVNDTQAGNKPVAADPRSKEVLQLAERVAGSDATVMLTGPSGVGKEVLARFIHQQSARANQAFVAINCAAIPENMLEATLFGYEKGAFTGAHQACPGKFEQAQGGTLLLDEISEMDLGLQAKLLRVLQEREVERLGGRKAIPLDVRVIATSNRNMREEVRANRFREDLYFRLNVFPIKCLSLAERPGDIVPMTEHLLNRHAQRASRPVPMLLDSAKQALTAYNWPGNVRELDNAVQRALILQAGRELSAEDFQLSFHQEEQVTSSQPGVNDATLGDAVRRIEYERILMALKDTDQTRETLARQLGMSPRTLRYKIARMRDLGYEVPDA from the coding sequence ATGATTTCTGAACGTTCCGTACTGGTGGTTGAAGACGATATGGCGCTTTGCGAAGCGGTCGTCGATACCCTGGAGACTGCCGGTTTCGATGTGCGCAGCGCGCACTCGATGGAAGATGCCGCTGTTTTGTTGCGACAACAAAAACCAAAACTCGTGTTGTCCGATTGGCATTTGCAAGGCGAACGGACCGGCCATGATTTGCTGCACTTCGTTCGCCGCGAGCTTGGCGATTTGCCAGTGGTGCTGATGACCGCATTCGGCAATGTCGGCAATGCCGTCAAAGCGATGCAGGATGGCGCCACCGATTACCTGCAAAAACCGTTTGACCCGGACAATCTGGTCGAGCTGCTGAATCTCTACGTCAATGACACGCAAGCCGGTAACAAACCGGTTGCTGCCGATCCGCGCAGCAAGGAAGTGCTGCAACTGGCTGAACGTGTTGCCGGTTCCGATGCCACCGTGATGCTGACTGGCCCAAGTGGCGTAGGCAAGGAAGTGTTGGCGCGATTCATTCATCAACAATCGGCGCGCGCCAATCAAGCTTTTGTCGCGATCAATTGTGCGGCGATTCCGGAAAACATGCTGGAAGCAACTTTGTTTGGCTATGAAAAAGGCGCTTTCACCGGTGCCCATCAGGCCTGCCCTGGCAAATTCGAACAAGCTCAAGGCGGCACGCTGCTGCTCGATGAAATTTCCGAAATGGATTTGGGCTTGCAAGCGAAGTTGTTACGGGTATTGCAGGAACGCGAAGTCGAGCGTCTCGGTGGCCGCAAAGCGATTCCGCTCGATGTCCGGGTGATAGCGACATCGAACCGCAATATGCGCGAAGAGGTGCGCGCCAATCGTTTCCGCGAGGATTTGTATTTCCGTCTGAATGTGTTTCCGATCAAATGCCTTTCGCTGGCCGAGCGTCCAGGTGACATCGTGCCAATGACCGAACATTTGCTGAACCGTCACGCCCAGCGTGCCTCACGTCCGGTGCCGATGTTATTGGATTCGGCAAAGCAGGCATTGACTGCATACAACTGGCCAGGAAACGTCCGTGAGCTCGATAACGCCGTGCAACGTGCGTTGATTCTGCAAGCCGGCCGAGAACTGTCAGCCGAAGATTTTCAGCTGAGCTTCCATCAGGAAGAACAAGTCACTTCATCGCAACCGGGCGTCAATGATGCGACACTTGGTGATGCCGTGCGCCGTATCGAATACGAACGCATTCTGATGGCTTTGAAAGATACTGACCAAACCCGTGAAACGCTGGCGCGTCAGCTCGGCATGAGCCCGCGCACGCTGCGTTACAAAATTGCCCGTATGCGTGATCTCGGTTACGAGGTGCCAGATGCGTAG